A single Dunckerocampus dactyliophorus isolate RoL2022-P2 chromosome 2, RoL_Ddac_1.1, whole genome shotgun sequence DNA region contains:
- the si:ch73-103b11.2 gene encoding nucleoprotein TPR isoform X5, with translation MSFKENPCRKFQANIFNKSKCQNCFKPRESHLLNDEDLNQAKPVYGGWLLLAPEGTNFDNPLHRSRKWQRRFFILYEHGLLRYALDEMPSTLPQGTINMNQCSDVIDGASRTGQKNSLCILTPEKEHFIRAECKEIINGWQEALTVYPRTNKQNQKKKRKVEPPTQQGGVTTTQCFSIEDMNGHPEPGPAKVTVTSSGSSGGSIPCLPSSIASADHVPMSRATLWQEENRWSRATIPCSRSASCLSQLGQSQPDTTITTQDDGGTLSSGRKVRVESGYFSLEKTKSEPSPQPAQHSQPLHPPHYLPLSSSTSSCSLGAPSPRYNSEPEPPICPYPHSQDPLPSPDALVSPSYSTISSSQSSLDSEHSSATPTWEGRSGGGGSIASVSSGGGRVGRSGREYAALSDVPRARRLTYREAFHSEKKRQELRARTRSPGREEVARLFGEERRRSQVIGRFEESPNVERMDTSSSSELSSSVNNVQRQGRSERRYLDKHDMSLDAGKDHFVPDVSSSTFANLRRAKSLDRRVTESSMTPDLLNFKKGWMTKLYEDGMWKKHWFVLTDQSLRYYKDSIAEEASQLDGEIDLSTCYDVKEFPVQRNYGFQILCKEGACTLSAMTSGIRRNWIQAIMKNARPTIAPDVTRKNISLKLSVLKPRSIPEEKIKAQVLLEPCPQITPEPSPVPEPTKNDGHRQPTGNGASTPPSEPRKSRVRERRREGRSKTFDWSEFKIEKTDKTVKERADTVDLSSSLSTTTSCCSISSSPSSSMSSPVSTSALQSSCVSDTHPPSTVELTEKNNLRRGTVGANHLPNTATVTSTLNTTSPLQPPIPECQEQGKIEVDHPTAIHNVEEDKFTGTSGVQEEIEQRWHQVETTPLREEKQVPITSASGNPDRLPPHELAALLDKELGQKQKELDQLQRQNRLLKEQLEDALGREHSAREGYVLQNTTAPTSLPHRMPWKHLHKLNQDLQSELQSQKRKQDLTEQQIHTLKRSYTEAQDAVDHHEADIQALQAKLASALAEILASEQAVARMRNELKLEQERSKEQEEEHRHSEATLRAQLKDSEDRLREVEASLLERNQALRHLEHQQALQRDHTREIQRLQERLQEVTARLVATEEGQALKEERLRKEQHGIQESHERERQNLCRRIAEAETAQKGMEDRLLEAEQQVEALLRGQQASARVEYRQEMLKVQEELAQKTNTVESLRESVRRLEEERGLLTCRCQELLNQIAEADREVNKLRNRLEAEEADYCSLENSYERATQEFQRMSQFLREKEEEIRQTKEMYERLMERKEEDLREALVKMTVLGNSLEETEQKLQAKEDLLCQMSQGLVERVEPGSAEQDLKAKLVVAEDRIAELEQHLNDLQLGYSDLHSGRKQVQEQSKRERVFSSKNAAKMENSTDDKASQATKRPRIRFSNIQCQKYIDLDDPDSCHMSSTLEYTRQVDNQKDFDVAEALPPSDTPFSHASDSEKFISIVHALETKLLTTEEKLRNLTKNLQEQRTIHVEDVSKKDLNLVENHPYTDKDLKCACGPPVNNPYAKALHCVETSQNKVKAILSGTHDTTDSQLHSLSEVENELLSASMYIRHGQKTLEEQSPAPPQMSESLDKDTVHLFAKTLSFEALVLNKMALLVQSSDSDLVQTLTAMWEDIENIKSDDKDCLAIVYADVLTRKLMLENAFWKELEKETTPCEGSNVAKSQEASVAADADINTSAVFNTLIKAELSYSIQNLKLCYEDKFRQLKGELAEAHHNLQQREMALKAIIEASKRSDLKSVIKEVKSNFGFGKQKLADIRPPELAPYTEQIELQDARELAEKILERHFAEQVPSCGVDSIESLQDAHDSLATELQHQAAKLYKYAEEIQSSGNHPELAKMVNALLGPQTSNIFTSASLCMREALNQAQVAYVACRLRSMHERNVGWCKQTHQNMGVLVQQHACSVRAIHEKYRTSLQEERHNFSQTLAILQKENKTLKSEVSQRSNQLSQQQEQLMLLEEHFKMQTEELKQKHKQELNLAEKERASTELALVEATTNSQQKLKDLLLDMDTMKKQHLSHVRKLEEQFVQKISQLEHVYKEEIVKLHSQHEDNICNAQAEDPEVSHQPSFEASAPMEEEEQGSKEGAQIMSEVDTMVLLKDRIQELETQMNSMRDELENKHMEADVASLREKYQRDFESLKATCERGFAAMEDTHQKVIDDLQRQHQREISKLIEERERLLAEETAATIAAIEAMKNAHKEELEKTQRSQLSGQNSDIDELRSQYKEELQSIQRELEVLSEQYSQKCLENAHLAQALEAERQALRQCQRENQELNTHNQELNNRLSAEITRMRSCFSGETALSPVTQGKDVYELEVLLRIKESEIQYLKQEIHSLKDELQSALRDKKYATDKYKDIYTELSIVKAKADCDIGKLKEKLLIATEALGERTVDGTVTSGYDIMKSKSNPDFMKKEQSTLPKSSRGVRSKVSVGPSSRSTILARLHHVTSQATQPNHIRRVSSPARFVMCLFCPPVCH, from the exons GGTGGAGTAACTACAACCCAGTGTTTTTCCATTGAGGACATGAATGGACACCCA GAGCCGGGTCCCGCCAAAGTGACAGTGACCAGCAgtggcagcagtggcggcagcatCCCGTGCCTTCCCAGCAGCATTGCCAGTGCTGACCATGTCCCGATGAGCCGTGCCACTTTGTGGCAGGAGGAGAACCGCTGGAGTCGAGCCACCATCCCGTGCAGCCGCAGCGCCTCCTGTCTCAGTCAGCTTGGCCAGAGCCAACCAGACACTACTATCACTACTCAAGATG ATGGTGGCACACTGAGCAGTGGGCGTAAAGTACGCGTGGAAAGTGGTTACTTTTCCCTGGAAAAGACCAAGTCTGAGCCCTCTCCACAACCTGCACAGCATTCACAACCACTGCATCCACCCCACTATCTGCCCCTGTCCTCATCAACATCCTCCTGTTCTTTAGGAGCTCCCAGTCCCAGGTACAACTCTGAGCCCGAACCCCCGATTTGCCCCTATCCCCACTCCCAAGACCCTCTCCCCTCTCCAGATGCCCTTGTGTCCCCCAGTTACTCCACCATCAGCTCCTCCCAGAGCTCATTGGACTCTGAACACAGCAGTGCTACTCCCACCTGGGAGGGACGCAGTGGTGGTGGAGGGAGCATTGCTAGTGTGAGTAGTGGAGGGGGTAGAGTTGGTCGTTCAGGCAGGGAGTATGCGGCGCTGTCAGACGTGCCGCGGGCTCGCAGGCTGACCTACCGTGAAGCCTTTCATTCTGAGAAAAAGCGGCAAGAGCTTAGAGCACGCACACGGAGTCCTGGAAGAGAAGAGGTGGCTCGGCTGTTTGGGGAGGAGCGCAG GCGTTCCCAAGTCATCGGCCGATTTGAAGAGAGTCCAAATGTGGAGCGTATGGACACGAGCAGCTCCAGCGAGCTGTCATCAAGTGTCAACAATGTGCAGCGACAAGGCCGCAGTGAGAGACGCTATCTGGACAAACAT GACATGTCATTGGATGCAGGGAAGGACCACTTTGTCCCTGATGTGTCCAGCTCGACTTTTGCAAACTTAAGAAGGGCCAAGTCACTTGACCGCAGAGTCACAGAGTCCTCAATGACA CCAGATCTGCTGAACTTCAAAAAAGGATGGATGACCAAGCTGTACGAAGATGGAATG TGGAAGAAGCACTGGTTTGTTCTCACAGATCAAAGTCTGAGGTACTATAAGGACTCAATAGCTGAGGAG GCTTCACAACTAGATGGTGAGATTGATCTGTCGACATGTTATGATGTCAAAGAGTTTCCAGTCCAGAGGAATTATGGCTTCCAAATCCTG tgtAAAGAAGGAGCGTGCACCCTGTCAGCCATGACCTCCGGAATCCGTCGCAACTGGATTCAGGCCATCATGAAGAATGCTCGACCCACCATTGCCCCCGATGTCACTCG GAAAAACATCTCACTGAAACTATCCGTACTGAAGCCCAG ATCTATCCCTGAAGAGAAGATAAAAGCTCAGGTGCTGCTGGAGCCTTGTCCACAGATCACGCCTGAGCCCAGCCCCGTTCCTGAGCCTACCAAGAATGACGGCCACAGACAGCCAACCGGCAACGGTGCCTCCACACCTCCCTCCGAGCCTCGGAAAAGCAGGGTCCGCGAGCGCCGACGGGAGGGCCGCTCAAAGACTTTTGACTGGTCTGAGTTCAAAATTGAAAAGACAGACAAGACTGTGAAGGAGCGAGCGGACACAGTTGACCTCAGTTCATCCCTTTCCACCACCACCTCCTGCTGTTCTATTTCCTCTTCTCCTTCCTCGTCGATGTCCTCTCCTGTGTCTACCTCGGCCCTCCAGTCCTCCTGTGTATCAGACACTCACCCGCCGTCAACAGTAGAACTTACGGAAAAGAATAACCTTAGGAGGGGCACAGTCGGTGCCAACCACTTGCCAAATACTGCTACTGTCACTTCCACGTTGAACACTACATCGCCATTGCAGCCGCCCATACCTGAATGTCAAGAGCAAGGAAAGATAGAGGTAGACCACCCTACTGCCATTCACAATGTGGAGGAAGATAAGTTTACCGGAACCTCAGGTGTGCAGGAAGAGATCGAACAGCGATGGCATCAGGTTGAAACAACACCACTAAGGGAAGAGAAGCAGGTGCCCATCACTTCTGCTTCAGGGAACCCGGATAGATTGCCTCCACATGAGCTTGCTGCACTGCTAGACAAAGAG CTGGGACAGAAGCAGAAAGAACTGGACCAACTGCAGAGGCAGAACAGGCTTTTAAAAGAGCAGCTGGAAGATGCACTAGGAAGAGAACACAGTGCCAGAGAGGGTTATGTCCTTCAG AACACAACAGCCCCTACTTCCTTGCCACACAGAATGCCATGGAAACACTTGCACAAGCTCAACCAAGACTTGCAGAGCGAATTACAGTCCCAAAAGCGCAAGCAGGACCTCACTGAACAGCAGATACATACACTAAAGAGAAGCTACACTGAAGCCCAGGATGCAGTAGACCACCATGAGGCTGATATCCAGGCCCTGCAGGCGAAGCTGGCATCTGCACTGGCTGAAATCTTGGCAAGTGAACAAGCCGTGGCCCGCATGCGCAATGAACTCAAACTTGAACAAGAGCGTTCGAAGGAACAAGAGGAGGAGCACAGGCACAGCGAGGCCACATTGCGAGCCCAGCTAAAGGACAGTGAAGATAGACTCCGTGAGGTGGAGGCCAGCCTTTTAGAGAGGAACCAGGCCCTCAGGCATCTGGAGCACCAGCAGGCCCTGCAGCGAGACCACACCAGAGAGATACAGAGATTACAGGAAAGATTGCAAGAGGTGACTGCGCGGCTCGTTGCCACAGAGGAAGGTCAGGCACTGAAGGAGGAACGCCTGAGAAAAGAGCAGCATGGTATTCAGGAGAGTCACGAGAGGGAAAGACAAAATCTGTGCAGGAGAATAGCTGAAGCTGAAACGGCACAGAAGGGCATGGAGGACAGGCTGCTAGAGGCCGAACAGCAGGTGGAGGCCCTACTAAGAGGGCAGCAGGCTTCAGCAAGAGTAGAATACAGGCAGGAAATGCTAAAGGTGCAAGAGGAGCTTGCCCAGAAGACCAACACGGTAGAGTCATTGAGGGAGAGTGTACGCAGGCTAGAAGAAGAGAGAGGTCTGCTCACCTGCAGATGTCAGGAGCTCCTTAACCAGATTGCAGAGGCGGACCGGGAGGTCAATAAGCTTCGCAATCGCCTGGAAGCGGAAGAGGCAGATTACTGCTCTCTGGAGAACTCTTACGAGAGGGCCACCCAAGAATTTCAGAGAATGAGCCAATTCCTCCGAGAGAAAGAGGAAGAGATTCgacagacaaaggaaatgtaTGAAAGGCTGATGGAACGCAAGGAGGAGGACTTGAGAGAGGCACTTGTTAAAATGACAGTACTTGGCAACAGCTTGGAGGAAACTGAACAGAAGCTGCAAGCAAAGGAagaccttctttgtcaaatgaGTCAAGGTCTGGTAGAGAGAGTTGAACCCGGCAGTGCTGAACAAGATCTTAAAGCCAAGCTTGTGGTCGCAGAGGACCGCATCGCAGAGCTTGAGCAGCACCTCAATGACTTACAGCTGGGATATTCTGATCTACACTCAGGGAGGAAACAAGTCCAAGAACAAAGCAAACGGGAACGTGTCTTTTCTTCAAAAAATGCAGCTAAGATGGAGAATTCCACCGATGACAAGGCGTCTCAAGCGACCAAAAGACCAAGAATCCGTTTTTCTAATATCCAATGCCAAAAATACATTGACTTGGATGACCCGGATAGTTGCCATATGAGCAGTACACTtgaatatacaagacaagtagaTAACCAGAAAGACTTTGATGTAGCTGAAGCACTCCCCCCCTCAGATACCCCATTCTCACATGCTAGTGACTCTGAGAAGTTTATCTCCATTGTACATGCCCTAGAAACTAAACTGCTCACTACTGAGGAAAAACTGAGAAATCTAACTAAGAATCTACAGGAGCAACGTACCATTCATGTTGAAGATGTGTCCAAGAAAGATCTAAACTTGGTTGAAAACCATCCTTACACAGACAAAGATTTAAAATGTGCCTGTGGGCCGCCTGTGAACAATCCTTATGCAAAGGCCCTGCATTGTGTGGAAAcaagtcaaaataaagtcaagGCTATTCTGTCTGGCACTCACGATACCACTgattcacagcttcactcactGTCAGAGGTTGAAAATGAGCTGTTGAGTGCATCAATGTATATCCGCCATGGGCAAAAGACCTTGGAAGAACAATCACCTGCACCCCCTCAAATGTCAGAATCTTTGGATAAAGATACAGTTCATCTCTTTGCCAAGACACTTTCTTTTGAGGCTCTTGTTTTGAATAAAATGGCATTGCTGGTACAGTCCTCTGACTCTGACCTTGTCCAGACGCTGACAGCGATGTGGGAGGACATAGAGAACATTAAAAGTGATGACAAAGATTGTTTAGCTATAGTTTATGCAGATGTCTTGACCAGGAAGTTGATGTTGGAGAATGCATTCTGGAAGGAACTTGAGAAAGAGACGACACCGTGTGAAGGTTCAAATGTTGCCAAATCACAGGAGGCCAGTGTTGCAGCTGATGCAGACATAAATACATCAGCTGTATTTAATACTTTAATCAAAGCAGAACTGTCCTACTCCATTCAAAACCTCAAGCTTTGCTATGAAGACAAATTCAGGCAACTTAAAGGGGAGCTGGCTGAAGCTCACCACAATCTACAGCAAAGGGAAATGGCCTTGAAGGCGATTATTGAAGCCTCCAAAAGGTCCGATTTGAAAAGTGTGATCAAAGAAGTTAAAAGTAACTTTGGCTTCGGCAAACAAAAGTTGGCTGATATTCGCCCACCTGAACTTGCCCCGTACACTGAGCAGATTGAACTGCAAGATGCTCGTGAGCTTGCTGAAAAGATCTTAGAACGACATTTTGCAGAGCAAGTCCCATCTTGTGGTGTTGACTCCATAGAGTCTCTTCAAGATGCACATGACAGCTTGGCGACTGAGCTCCAACACCAAGCAGCAAAGCTGTACAAGTATGCTGAAGAAATACAAAGCAGTGGCAACCATCCTGAACTAGCTAAAATGGTCAATGCACTTTTAGGGCCCCAAACATCTAATATTTTTACAAGTGCCTCTCTTTGTATGCGAGAAGCCCTCAACCAGGCTCAGGTGGCATACGTGGCGTGCAGGCTACGCTCCATGCATGAACGAAATGTGGGTTGGTGTAAACAAACGCATCAGAACATGGGCGTCCTTGTGCAACAGCATGCCTGCAGCGTCAGGGCCATCCACGAGAAGTACCGAACATCTCTTCAGGAGGAGCGTCACAACTTTTCTCAAACACTGGCCATTCTTCAGAAGGAGAACAAAACTCTCAAGAGTGAAGTCAGCCAACGTTCTAACCAACTCTCACAACAGCAAGAACAGCTGATGCTCCTGGAAGAACATTTCAAGATGCAAACTGAGGAGCTGAAGCAGAAGCACAAGCAAGAGCTAAACCTAGCTGAGAAAGAGCGGGCCTCTACAGAGCTGGCCCTTGTGGAGGCCACGACAAACAGCCAGCAGAAGCTGAAGGATTTGCTGTTGGACATGGACACCATGAAGAAGCAGCACCTTAGTCATGTGAGGAAGTTGGAGGAACAATTTGTGCAGAAAATCTCTCAGCTTGAGCACGTCTACAAAGAGGAGATTGTAAAGCTGCATTCCCAGCATGAGGACAACATTTGTAATGCCCAAGCAGAAGATCCTGAGGTGTCCCACCAGCCTTCTTTTGAGGCCTCAGCACCaatggaagaggaggagcaagGGAGCAAGGAGGGTGCACAGATCATGTCAGAGGTGGACACCATGGTGCTGCTGAAGGACAGGATCCAGGAACTTGAGACTCAGATGAACAGCATGAGGGACGAACTGGAGAACAAGCACATGGAAGCAGATGTGGCCAGCCTGAGGGAGAAATACCAGAGAGACTTTGAAAGtcttaag GCCACATGTGAGCGTGGCTTTGCAGCAATGGAAGACACCCACCAGAAGGTGATTGACGACCTCCAGAGGCAGCATCAGAGGGAGATTTCTAAGCTCATAGAGGAGCGAGAGAGGCTCCTGGCCGAGGAGACTGCTGCCACTATCGCTG CTATTGAAGCTATGAAGAACGCACACAAAGAGGAGCTGGAGAAGACTCAGCGCTCCCAGCTCAGTGGACAGAACTCTGATATTGATGAACTGCGATCACAATACAA GGAGGAGCTGCAGTCTATCCAGAGGGAGCTGGAGGTTCTCTCTGAGCAGTATTCTCAGAAATGTCTGGAGAATGCCCATCTGGCTCAGGCCCTGGAGGCCGAGAGGCAGGCCCTCAGGCAGTGTCAGAGAGAGAACCAGGAGCTCAACACTCACAACCAG GAATTGAATAACCGTCTATCTGCGGAGATCACACGCATGCGCTCATGTTTCAGTGGTGAGACAGCGCTGTCACCGGTTACGCAGGGCAAAGATGTGTATGAACTGGAG GTGCTGCTTCGAATCAAGGAGTCAGAAATACAGTATCTTAAACAGGAAATTCACTCTTTGAAGGACGAACTGCAGTCGGCTCTTAGG GACAAGAAGTACGCCACAGACAAGTACAAAGACATCTACACAGAGCTGAGTATTGTGAAAGCCAAGGCAGACTGTGACATTGGCAAGCTGAAGGAAAAGCTGCTCATTGCCACTGAAGCCTTAGGGGAGAGGACTGTTGATGGGACTGTTACATCTGGATATG ATATCATGAAATCCAAAAGTAACCCTGACTTCATGAAAAAGGAACAATCAACCCTCCCCAAGTCATCCAGAGGTGTGAGGTCAAAGGTAAGTGTCGGTCCTTCCTCACGCAGTACAATCCTCGCACGACTGCATCATGTGACTTCTCAAGCAACCCAGCCAAATCACATCAGACGTGTGTCGAGTCCTGCGAGATTTGTCATGTGTCTGTTTTGTCCACCAGTCTGTCACTGA